Below is a genomic region from Jiangella gansuensis DSM 44835.
GTGGTCCAGGTCGCCCCGTCGCCGGACCAGCTGAGCGTCCACGTGTCGCCGGTTCTGACCACGCGAAGGCTGATGGAGCTCAACACCGGCAAGGCCTGGTTGGTGCGGCTCTTCGGCGCGCCGTTGACGGTGCTGGAGGCGAACAGTCGCGGGCCGTTTCCGTCGTGGAAGACGTCGAAGCGAGTGAACGTCGTCGGGTCCTGCTCGAAGATCAGGCCTTGGTCCTGGGTTTTCGCGGCCGGCATGGAGTCGAACTTGACCTCGACCGTCAGGTCGGCGTCTGTCACGGACTGCATGACCCTCGGCACGTCGGCGCTGCGCCAGGGGTTGTGCTCCGAACCGGCGGGCACGCTGATGTCGAGCCTCGCGTCCGCGGTGCCGGCGCCACTCATCGAGACGTCGCCGTCGCCGCGTGCGTCCACGACGGTCCAACGGGTGGTGTCCAGCGTCCCGGAGGAGAAGTCGTCGGAGACGATGCCCGTGCTGTTGGCTCCGGCGAGTTGCGGCACCAGAAGGGCGGCGCTCAATACTCCTGCAGCGGCCAGGCCCATTGCCCTGGCCGCTCGGCCGTGGATGTTCATGGCGCCTCCTTGGTCGCCGGCGCCCGTGTCCGGTCCAGCAACGCGTGCTTGAGGTGGCTCGCCCTGATGTGGGTCTTGCGATAACCCCATACCGACAGGAATGCGGCCGCGGAGCCGATACGGTCGTGCCAAGCCAGTGGAGCGGACAGCAGCGCTGACGTCACCCGCCGCGGAAGGCGGACCTTTGGCGGCCGCGCGTCGGCAGGGCGACGGGTATCGAACCAGTGCGCCGCGGCGGCGAGGTCCTTGCCGCTCTGCCGGCTCGAACCAGCGTGGATCCGGCGGTGGAACAACCGCTCGGGGATCTCATGGAACTGCCCGATCGCGGCGAGCTCCGCCAAGAGCACCACGTCGGACGAAAGGTACGGCCGGATCATCCCGGTGGACCGCAGCACGTCTGTCCGAATCACGCCGAAGACCGCATTGCACAGGCTCCAGTTGCGCGCATAGGTGGCGACTCGCCGGAACGCGTGCGACGACCGCAGGTCCAGTCCGTCGCGGTACGGCCCGATCTCGACGCCGTCGTCGTCGATGAGCAGCGTCCGCGGGTAAGCCAGGACGACCCGCGGGCCGGCGGCATCGAGGGCGGCGACACACCTGCTGAGGAGCGTGGGCGAGCAGACGTCGTCGTACGCGACCCATTTGAACAGCGGCGCCCTCGCCAGTTCGACGGTGCGGTTGTAGTTTCGAGCCGCGCCCAGGTTCTCGGTGTTTCGGTACAGGCGGATCCGCGGATCGCGGGCGGCATAGTCCTGGCACAGTGACCAAGTGCCGTCAGTCGATGCGTTGTCGGAAACCACGATCTCGAAGTCGCCGAAGTCCTGTGCCAGCAGACCGTCGAAGGCTTGGGCGAGATAGCGCTCGGCGTTGTACAGCGGCATACCGAGAGTGACCCGCGGCGGCCTACGCCTGGTGTCCAGGTCCAGTTGCTCGACGCTCGCGG
It encodes:
- a CDS encoding glycosyltransferase family 2 protein, whose product is MPPETASVEQLDLDTRRRPPRVTLGMPLYNAERYLAQAFDGLLAQDFGDFEIVVSDNASTDGTWSLCQDYAARDPRIRLYRNTENLGAARNYNRTVELARAPLFKWVAYDDVCSPTLLSRCVAALDAAGPRVVLAYPRTLLIDDDGVEIGPYRDGLDLRSSHAFRRVATYARNWSLCNAVFGVIRTDVLRSTGMIRPYLSSDVVLLAELAAIGQFHEIPERLFHRRIHAGSSRQSGKDLAAAAHWFDTRRPADARPPKVRLPRRVTSALLSAPLAWHDRIGSAAAFLSVWGYRKTHIRASHLKHALLDRTRAPATKEAP